ACCCTTGCCGGAATCCTCGACCTCGAAAACCATCACATCGCCCTCGCGTTTCAGGCGCAGACGCACGCGCGCATCCGGCTTTTCCAGCGCCGCCTGCGCGCCATTATTGAGCAGGTTCGACACCCCCAGCCACATCTGGTCCTCGTCCATCAGCAGCGACAGGTCGGCGCCATCTGTCTCCAGCTCAAAACGCACCCCCTTGTCGGCCCACTGCGCTTCAAAACTCTCGGTCAGCACGTCCAGCCACAGACCAAGCCCGCACGGCCGGATCACCGGTGACGGCAACCGGGTGAGCGCGCGATAGGCGTTGATAAAGTCGGTCAGCCCTTCGGTGCGGGCCACCACGCGCTCCAGCGCTTTTGCCGCCTGAGCGCGAGATTCCGGCGTGTCGTCGCCCAGCAAGTCGAGTGCGCTCTTGCTCATCGAAGCCACCGGCGTCAGGGCGTTCATCAGTTCGTGATTCAGCACTTTCAGCAGATCGCGCAGAGCGCTGGCCTCGGCTGCGCGCACATCGGCGGAGATATCGGTCAGCACGGCCAGATGGGACAGGGCGTCCTCTTCTTCCATCTCGGCCAGATGGACGGCGAAGGTCTGGCCCTTCCATTTGATCTGGCCACTCATATGGGCCAATCCGAGAGTCGTCGCCTCGCCCAGCAGCGCCTTGCGCGCCGCCACCGGCAGGGCGTAGGAGACATCGAACAACTGCCGGGCGGCGCGGTTGACCGCGATCAACTGCCCGCTATTGGGTTGCAGCAACAAGGGCGAGGGGGTCTGGTCAAGCAGCACCTGCAGGCGCCGGCGGCTCAGTTCGGAGGTGAAGGTGGCTCCTGTCTGGCTGCGTTTCAGCAGATCGCGTCCGAAAGAGAACGCGTTATGGGTCAGTCCCATGGTGGCCAGGGTAATAGCCCCCAGGGCGCAGACCAGGGCGCTGGCATAGAGTCCCTTGGTGAAGGCCAGCCAGGCGAAGGCACCGAGCACGAAGACGCCGCCCTGACCGACCAGTGGAAGAAGGACGCGCCT
The window above is part of the Asticcacaulis sp. MM231 genome. Proteins encoded here:
- a CDS encoding ATP-binding protein, whose protein sequence is MDYRRVLLPLVGQGGVFVLGAFAWLAFTKGLYASALVCALGAITLATMGLTHNAFSFGRDLLKRSQTGATFTSELSRRRLQVLLDQTPSPLLLQPNSGQLIAVNRAARQLFDVSYALPVAARKALLGEATTLGLAHMSGQIKWKGQTFAVHLAEMEEEDALSHLAVLTDISADVRAAEASALRDLLKVLNHELMNALTPVASMSKSALDLLGDDTPESRAQAAKALERVVARTEGLTDFINAYRALTRLPSPVIRPCGLGLWLDVLTESFEAQWADKGVRFELETDGADLSLLMDEDQMWLGVSNLLNNGAQAALEKPDARVRLRLKREGDVMVFEVEDSGKGIPTESADQVFMPFYSTKVTGTGVGLSLARQIVQGHGSALLLVPVQALRPDPLGGACFRFQVRVA